The following coding sequences are from one Arthrobacter crystallopoietes window:
- a CDS encoding DNA gyrase/topoisomerase IV subunit B — protein sequence MAPPSSDYTARHLSVLEGLEAVRKRPGMYIGSTDSRGLMHCLWEIIDNSVDEALAGFGQSITVILHPDGSVEIHDDGRGVPVDVEPRTGLTGVEVVFTKLHAGGKFGGGSYTASGGLHGVGASVVNALSSRLDVQVDRGGKTYQMSFRRGEPGHFADTGKHPSPDSKFEPFLQSSTLEVVGKAKRGVTGTRIRYWADRQIFTADAKFSYEELQARVRQTSFLVPGLRVTLRDERQLPGTPGENGPIEEVFQHDGGIAEFVEYLSNDSPVTDIWRVHGSGKFKENVPVLDEKGHSRMAEVERDCEVDIALRWGIGYDTSVRSFVNIIATPKGGTHQAGFEQALLKTFRKVIEANSRKLKAGNDKIEKDDVFAGLTAVLTVRLAEPQFEGQTKEILGTSAVRNIVSRVVEKEIQAKLTSTARGDKAQSALLLEKVVSEMKSRISARVHKETQRRKNALETSSMPAKLLDCRTDDVARSELFIVEGDSALGTARLARSSDHQALLPIRGKILNVQKASVGDMLANAECAALIQVVGAGSGRSFQLDAARYGKVILMTDADVDGAHIRTLLLTLFFRYMRPLVEAGRVYAAVPPLHRVEVINHGSKANELIYTYSENELLRLLAELEKSGRNYKEPIQRYKGLGEMDADQLAETTMDPRHRTLRRVGIEHAEAAERAFDLLMGSDVAPRKEFIVAGAAMLDRERIDA from the coding sequence GTGGCGCCACCGAGTTCCGATTACACAGCCCGCCATCTTTCCGTCCTCGAGGGACTGGAAGCGGTCCGCAAGCGCCCAGGCATGTACATCGGGTCCACTGATTCGCGTGGACTCATGCACTGCCTCTGGGAAATTATCGACAACTCAGTGGATGAGGCCTTGGCCGGATTCGGCCAGAGCATCACTGTCATCCTGCATCCGGACGGGTCGGTGGAAATCCACGATGACGGCCGCGGCGTTCCCGTTGACGTTGAACCGCGGACCGGCTTGACCGGCGTCGAAGTCGTTTTCACCAAATTGCACGCCGGCGGAAAATTCGGCGGAGGTTCTTACACCGCATCCGGCGGTCTGCATGGCGTCGGCGCCAGCGTGGTCAACGCCCTCTCGTCCCGTTTGGATGTCCAGGTGGACCGCGGCGGCAAGACGTACCAGATGTCCTTCCGCCGGGGCGAGCCCGGACATTTCGCGGACACGGGCAAGCACCCCAGCCCCGATTCGAAGTTCGAGCCTTTCCTGCAGAGCTCCACGCTCGAAGTGGTGGGCAAAGCTAAGCGGGGCGTCACCGGTACACGGATCCGCTACTGGGCCGACCGCCAGATATTTACCGCCGATGCCAAATTCTCCTATGAGGAACTACAGGCCCGCGTGCGGCAGACGTCCTTCTTAGTGCCCGGGCTCCGGGTCACTCTGCGCGACGAACGCCAGCTGCCCGGTACGCCCGGAGAAAACGGGCCGATTGAAGAGGTCTTCCAACATGACGGCGGGATCGCCGAGTTCGTCGAGTATCTCTCCAACGACAGCCCGGTCACCGATATCTGGCGTGTCCACGGCTCCGGCAAATTCAAGGAAAACGTGCCGGTGCTGGACGAAAAGGGCCACAGCCGGATGGCGGAAGTTGAACGCGACTGCGAGGTAGACATCGCTCTTCGTTGGGGGATTGGCTATGACACAAGCGTCCGCAGCTTCGTCAACATCATCGCCACACCGAAGGGCGGCACACACCAGGCCGGTTTCGAACAGGCCCTGCTGAAAACCTTCCGTAAGGTCATTGAAGCCAATTCGCGCAAACTCAAGGCCGGCAACGACAAGATCGAAAAGGATGACGTCTTCGCAGGCCTGACTGCCGTGCTGACCGTGCGGCTGGCCGAACCGCAGTTTGAGGGGCAGACCAAGGAAATCCTGGGTACCTCCGCCGTCCGCAATATCGTCTCGCGCGTGGTGGAAAAGGAAATCCAGGCGAAGCTCACCTCCACGGCCAGGGGAGACAAGGCCCAGTCTGCGCTGCTGCTGGAAAAGGTTGTCAGCGAGATGAAGTCGCGGATCTCCGCGCGCGTGCACAAGGAAACGCAGCGGCGCAAGAACGCCTTGGAAACGTCTTCGATGCCGGCGAAGCTGCTGGATTGCCGTACGGATGACGTGGCGCGTTCCGAGCTGTTCATTGTCGAAGGTGACAGCGCACTGGGGACGGCGCGGCTGGCCCGTTCCTCGGACCATCAGGCGCTGCTGCCGATCCGCGGCAAGATCCTTAACGTCCAGAAGGCCTCGGTCGGAGATATGCTAGCCAACGCCGAGTGCGCCGCGTTGATTCAGGTGGTGGGCGCCGGTTCGGGCCGGAGTTTCCAGCTCGACGCCGCCCGTTACGGCAAGGTCATTCTAATGACCGACGCCGACGTCGACGGTGCGCATATCCGTACGCTGTTGCTCACGCTTTTCTTCCGCTACATGCGCCCGTTGGTGGAAGCCGGCCGGGTGTACGCCGCGGTACCACCGTTGCACCGGGTGGAAGTGATCAATCACGGGTCAAAAGCTAACGAGCTCATCTATACCTACTCGGAGAATGAACTGCTGCGGCTGCTGGCGGAACTGGAAAAGAGCGGCCGGAACTACAAGGAGCCGATCCAGCGGTACAAGGGCCTGGGCGAAATGGACGCCGACCAGCTGGCCGAGACGACCATGGACCCGCGGCACCGGACGCTGCGGCGTGTCGGCATCGAGCATGCCGAAGCTGCCGAGCGGGCTTTTGACCTGCTGATGGGTTCGGACGTGGCGCCGCGCAAGGAGTTCATCGTTGCCGGTGCAGCCATGCTGGACCGCGAGCGGATCGACGCCTAG
- a CDS encoding M56 family metallopeptidase, with protein MFWASYLLAAMAVILAWPVPVLLARAKWTARAPVTALVLWQAIALAGGLSMIGAMLTWGLEPLGENLLAGLQGLADLLVSYTPAPGLDLIHVFALSAALLLGVHLVFTLLLTYYRIRKQRNKHRDLLNLLSSPVKNSPKTLVISHPAPVAYCLPGGGGSVTVLSEGLLELLRPEELEAVLNHERAHLNQRHDLLLWAFAAWRSALPWLPTSQLAQRAVNELIEMLADDGALRTANRETLIRAVAVVASGERPSGVGAPAKELLTPEESEALSTAHRLHRLLSPSPPLGKPAQALVLACSALLLAVPTVLLLAPGLAG; from the coding sequence GTGTTTTGGGCCTCGTACCTCTTGGCCGCCATGGCGGTCATTTTGGCGTGGCCGGTGCCGGTTTTGCTCGCGCGGGCAAAGTGGACAGCACGGGCACCGGTTACGGCCTTGGTACTGTGGCAAGCCATCGCGTTGGCTGGCGGGCTATCCATGATCGGCGCCATGCTGACCTGGGGTCTGGAACCCCTGGGCGAGAACCTCCTCGCGGGGCTCCAAGGTCTGGCAGATTTGCTAGTCAGTTACACGCCGGCACCAGGCCTGGACCTGATTCATGTGTTCGCGCTCAGTGCCGCCCTGCTGCTGGGCGTACATCTGGTCTTTACCCTGCTGCTGACGTACTACCGGATCCGCAAGCAACGCAACAAGCACCGTGACCTGCTGAACCTGCTCAGTTCTCCGGTCAAAAACTCTCCCAAGACCCTGGTGATCAGCCATCCCGCACCCGTGGCGTATTGCCTCCCCGGCGGAGGTGGCTCCGTAACAGTGCTCTCGGAAGGCCTGCTGGAGCTGCTCCGGCCCGAAGAGCTCGAGGCGGTTCTGAACCATGAGCGCGCCCATCTGAATCAGCGCCACGACCTGCTGCTGTGGGCCTTTGCTGCCTGGCGCTCCGCGCTTCCCTGGCTGCCGACATCGCAGCTCGCGCAGCGTGCCGTGAACGAACTGATCGAGATGCTCGCGGATGACGGGGCACTCAGAACCGCGAACAGGGAAACCTTGATCCGTGCCGTTGCCGTGGTGGCTAGCGGCGAACGGCCATCCGGCGTCGGCGCGCCCGCCAAAGAGTTGCTGACCCCGGAAGAGTCTGAGGCCCTGAGCACTGCCCACCGGCTGCACCGGCTACTGTCGCCGTCGCCGCCTCTGGGCAAGCCAGCGCAGGCACTGGTGCTGGCCTGCTCGGCCTTGCTTCTGGCTGTGCCGACCGTCCTGCTCCTGGCCCCCGGGCTGGCCGGGTAG
- a CDS encoding BlaI/MecI/CopY family transcriptional regulator: MATLGELERAVMDLLWQADSEDPAEIAFTANALRDRLARKTDSSPDGKELAVTTVLTVLSRLEKKGLVQRERDIRPHRYRAVTSREEHTVELMNEVLGSAPDREAVLAKFIGSVSEQEAETLRKLLTA; this comes from the coding sequence ATGGCAACTCTTGGGGAGCTGGAACGCGCGGTTATGGACCTGCTGTGGCAGGCCGACTCGGAAGATCCAGCGGAGATCGCTTTTACCGCAAACGCCCTGCGTGACCGTCTGGCACGGAAAACGGATTCAAGCCCGGATGGCAAGGAACTGGCAGTAACGACTGTGCTCACGGTGTTGTCCCGCCTGGAGAAGAAGGGCCTGGTGCAACGCGAACGGGACATCCGTCCGCACCGCTACCGGGCAGTGACCAGCCGTGAGGAACACACGGTGGAGTTAATGAACGAAGTGCTTGGATCGGCGCCGGACCGCGAGGCCGTGCTCGCCAAATTCATCGGCAGCGTTTCCGAACAGGAAGCCGAAACCCTCCGTAAGCTGCTGACTGCGTAG
- a CDS encoding cytochrome ubiquinol oxidase subunit I has translation MEALEIARWQFGITTVYHFLMVPLTIGLGLVVAVMQTAWYRTGKDQYLRMTKFWGKLFLINFIMGVATGLVQEFQFGMAWSEYSRFVGDVFGAPLALESLLAFFVESIFLGLWIFGWGRLPKSIHLLSIWAASLATMGSAYFILAANSWMQHPVGVEMIDGRPVMVDIWAVLTNNTLLVAYPHTLFGAFSVAGGFLLGISWYHLWKRRRDGIDTVGADGKVIVGSRPAIGRDAADHKVWLRSLRIGAVVAMVSFGGVALTGDLQSKLMFEQQPMKMAAAEAACHDGTGFSILSVGDLGSNSCDDLVAVVELPGLLSFLANGDFTTEIRGINSLLPEYKEKFGTHLPDNPIYGERAGAEIDYVPVMEVTYWGFRMMITFGMLAAGAAMVALWIVRRGTVPESKWLMRLAVFGILAPFGANSAGWIFTEMGRQPFVVAPNPDPDGIDNVFMFTAAAVSPGVSLAELVFSLSAFALVYGVLLVVEVKLLFAYCRGGVPSAMPELLHEDKDDDGDEGRGKRKDDDDVLAFAY, from the coding sequence GTGGAAGCCCTGGAAATCGCCCGCTGGCAATTCGGCATCACCACCGTCTACCACTTCCTGATGGTGCCGTTGACTATCGGTCTCGGCCTGGTGGTCGCCGTCATGCAGACGGCCTGGTACCGGACCGGCAAGGACCAGTACCTGCGGATGACCAAGTTCTGGGGCAAACTTTTCCTGATCAACTTCATTATGGGTGTGGCCACCGGCCTGGTGCAGGAATTCCAGTTCGGCATGGCGTGGAGTGAGTACAGCCGCTTCGTCGGAGATGTTTTCGGCGCGCCGCTGGCGCTGGAATCGCTGCTGGCCTTCTTCGTCGAGTCCATCTTCCTCGGCCTGTGGATCTTCGGCTGGGGCCGGCTGCCCAAGTCCATCCACCTGCTGAGCATCTGGGCTGCATCGCTTGCCACCATGGGCTCGGCCTACTTCATCCTCGCGGCCAACTCCTGGATGCAGCACCCAGTCGGCGTCGAAATGATCGATGGCCGCCCGGTCATGGTCGACATCTGGGCCGTCCTCACCAACAACACGCTGCTGGTTGCCTACCCGCACACCCTTTTCGGAGCGTTCTCCGTGGCCGGCGGCTTTCTGCTCGGCATCAGCTGGTACCACCTATGGAAGCGTCGCCGCGACGGGATCGATACCGTGGGCGCCGATGGCAAGGTCATCGTGGGCTCCAGGCCTGCTATCGGCCGCGACGCCGCGGACCACAAAGTCTGGCTGCGCTCCCTCCGGATCGGCGCCGTCGTCGCCATGGTTTCGTTCGGCGGGGTTGCCCTGACCGGCGACCTGCAGTCCAAGCTCATGTTCGAGCAGCAGCCGATGAAGATGGCTGCGGCCGAGGCGGCGTGCCACGACGGGACAGGCTTTTCGATTTTGTCCGTGGGTGACCTGGGCTCCAACAGTTGTGATGACCTGGTTGCCGTCGTTGAGCTGCCCGGGCTGCTGTCCTTCCTGGCCAACGGTGATTTCACTACCGAAATCCGCGGGATCAATTCGCTGCTGCCCGAGTACAAGGAGAAATTCGGGACGCATTTGCCGGACAACCCGATCTACGGCGAGCGTGCCGGAGCCGAAATCGACTATGTCCCGGTCATGGAGGTTACCTACTGGGGTTTCCGGATGATGATTACCTTCGGCATGCTGGCCGCTGGCGCTGCGATGGTTGCGCTGTGGATTGTCCGCCGAGGCACCGTGCCGGAATCCAAGTGGCTGATGCGTCTGGCCGTGTTCGGGATCCTGGCCCCGTTCGGTGCCAACTCGGCCGGCTGGATCTTCACGGAAATGGGCCGCCAGCCTTTCGTCGTCGCGCCGAACCCTGATCCCGACGGCATCGACAACGTCTTCATGTTCACGGCCGCGGCGGTCTCGCCGGGCGTGTCACTGGCCGAGCTCGTCTTCTCGCTCTCGGCCTTCGCCCTGGTGTACGGCGTGCTGCTGGTGGTGGAAGTGAAGCTGCTTTTCGCCTACTGCCGCGGCGGGGTGCCGTCCGCCATGCCCGAGCTGCTGCACGAGGACAAAGATGACGACGGCGACGAGGGCCGCGGCAAGCGGAAGGACGACGACGATGTGCTCGCCTTTGCTTACTGA
- the cydB gene encoding cytochrome d ubiquinol oxidase subunit II has protein sequence METLPTLWFIIIAFFWTGYLFLEGFDLGVGMLMRGFARNNTERRVLLNTVGPVWDGNEVWLVTAGAATFAAFPDWYASLFSALYLPLVIVLLALIFRAVAFEYRGKMDSDRWRSVWDWAIVLGSFVAAFGVGAMLALTTTGLPLNENGDRVGGPFAWFNGYAVLGGLAVVFFCLVHAAAFLALKTDGDIRVRARKLLLRWLPVALLPLALWAIAVVVAGGKSVTYVTLLVAVLGAVFAWMMARRERDGWSFGGLGVFLLAGTATIFTAVFPNVLPSTIDSAYNLTVTSASSSDYTLGVMSVIAAFGIPAVLVYQGYTYWVFRKRVSASSIPAAHAVVPQ, from the coding sequence ATGGAAACCCTGCCCACTCTTTGGTTCATCATCATCGCCTTCTTCTGGACCGGCTACCTGTTTCTCGAGGGCTTCGATCTGGGCGTCGGCATGCTTATGCGCGGTTTCGCCCGCAACAACACCGAGCGCCGGGTGCTGCTGAACACCGTGGGACCGGTCTGGGACGGGAACGAGGTCTGGCTGGTTACTGCCGGTGCCGCTACCTTCGCCGCCTTCCCGGACTGGTACGCTTCACTGTTCTCGGCCCTGTACCTGCCGCTGGTAATTGTGCTGCTCGCCTTGATCTTCCGCGCGGTTGCGTTCGAGTACCGGGGCAAGATGGACTCCGACCGCTGGCGCAGCGTATGGGACTGGGCTATAGTCCTTGGCTCCTTCGTGGCCGCCTTCGGTGTCGGAGCCATGCTGGCGCTGACCACCACAGGTTTGCCGCTGAACGAAAACGGGGACCGGGTGGGTGGCCCCTTTGCCTGGTTTAACGGCTATGCGGTCCTCGGCGGTCTGGCCGTCGTCTTCTTCTGCCTTGTGCACGCGGCTGCGTTCCTGGCGCTCAAGACCGACGGCGACATCAGGGTGCGCGCACGCAAGCTATTGCTTCGCTGGCTGCCTGTCGCCCTGCTGCCGCTGGCGTTGTGGGCCATTGCGGTAGTTGTGGCCGGCGGCAAATCCGTCACCTATGTGACCTTGCTGGTGGCAGTCCTCGGTGCCGTGTTCGCGTGGATGATGGCTCGGCGGGAACGGGACGGGTGGAGTTTCGGGGGCCTGGGTGTCTTCCTGCTGGCGGGTACCGCGACCATTTTCACTGCGGTGTTCCCGAATGTGCTGCCGTCCACCATCGACTCCGCCTACAACCTGACAGTCACCTCTGCGTCGTCGTCGGATTACACGTTGGGCGTAATGAGCGTTATTGCCGCCTTCGGGATTCCCGCGGTACTCGTGTATCAGGGCTACACCTACTGGGTCTTCCGCAAACGTGTCAGTGCTTCCTCGATCCCGGCGGCCCACGCCGTCGTCCCGCAGTGA
- the cydD gene encoding thiol reductant ABC exporter subunit CydD — translation MKPLLPVSATSRRALYLLGLLAACKALGLILLAEAVASGIAGLAAGDLDWQHVMVLGAAGAVLRSLAVWAQETVAQRAAAGVKQELRADLTRRIIDDGGASAIAGSGALTVLVTRGLDSLDNYYSKYLPALVTCAVVPLLVGLRILGADWVSALVVVLTIPLVPVFMILIGQHTEDKAQEAAAALDRLSDHLLELARGLPVLVGLGRAAAQTRALSDVATEYRSRTLATLRVAFLSSLALELIATISVAVVAVFIGVRLVHGEMPLEAGLLALILAPECYQPLRDLGSAHHSSEDGLEALKRSNAVLDSPAGRPLVSANAQTGSGNIAVSNLNIRYPGRAEAVVDGLDFTVAAGGIAALAGPSGCGKTSVLEVLAGVRRDGAGAAVDGSVAGVGRDQIAWIPQHPVPAELMVADEIALYAGLPASPAGRRAAERALAQVNGAGLIDAATGDLSPGELRRVAVARALARIENVPGVRLLLADEPTAHVDAASARAIEDALKRLRGSVTIVLVAHDPATARLADQLIEIGAGTSPAGGVMHPVLAPATGPEAEAALADHGTVNESHRAQRPSLWRNLVMLRPWSRQFVAALFFGLGATLFAVSLSGLSGWLIVYASEQPPILYLMTSIVGVRFFGLGRSVLRYHERLRLHDAVFESTDRLRTRLWNGLLQRPAGWRKLARGGGALERLVGDVDELRDIAPRAVFAPLVGVLTALASCVATALLMPSGLVWQILLAVVGILVAPTLTRLADRSAQAATIGLKGQSLNAFARLLGAAADLRANAADAPLLKRTRDLDSSTTAALQRSAWAQGLGQCVTVLACSVSAVVMISQSAGTVPGVAAVVILMQLALVEPYAAVNTAVQQWGAWRGLGERVLPELGTEDMPSSSTEASRTRGKFASLRLEQVAYAYPGQSRPVFSGLDLELRPGQWLAVTGPSGSGKSTLLGVLLGFLEPKQGRYLVNGKPVESATSGAERGIAWTPQESHLFNSTLRANLMLARSKADPPSEAEMLKAIDDVGLGSFVAGLPEGLDTRIGPNGHFLSGGQRQRVAVARALLTHAEVLLLDEPTAHLDRESAQALLADLRRALAGKAVVMVTHRPSEAESCELRLELGSPAQLPALA, via the coding sequence GTGAAGCCGCTGCTTCCAGTCAGTGCCACGAGCAGGCGGGCGCTCTATCTGCTGGGCCTGCTGGCCGCATGCAAGGCGCTCGGTCTCATTTTGCTGGCCGAGGCCGTTGCCAGCGGAATTGCCGGGCTGGCGGCCGGCGACCTCGACTGGCAGCACGTTATGGTGCTGGGAGCGGCCGGCGCCGTGCTGCGTTCGCTGGCCGTCTGGGCTCAGGAAACAGTGGCCCAACGCGCCGCTGCCGGCGTCAAGCAGGAGTTGCGCGCGGACCTGACCCGGCGGATCATCGACGACGGCGGGGCCAGCGCCATTGCCGGGAGCGGCGCCCTGACCGTCCTGGTGACGCGCGGCCTGGATTCGCTGGATAACTACTACAGCAAGTACCTTCCCGCCTTGGTGACCTGCGCCGTCGTGCCTTTGCTGGTTGGTCTGCGCATTCTTGGTGCGGACTGGGTCAGTGCGCTGGTTGTGGTGCTGACCATCCCGCTGGTGCCGGTCTTCATGATTCTGATCGGCCAGCACACCGAGGACAAGGCCCAGGAAGCCGCCGCGGCGCTGGACCGGCTCTCGGACCACCTGCTGGAACTGGCCCGCGGGCTGCCGGTGCTCGTGGGGCTCGGCCGTGCCGCTGCGCAGACGCGCGCGCTGAGCGACGTTGCCACCGAGTACCGCAGCCGCACCCTGGCCACCCTGCGCGTCGCGTTCCTGTCTTCGCTGGCGCTGGAACTGATTGCCACTATTTCGGTGGCCGTGGTCGCCGTGTTCATCGGCGTGCGGTTGGTGCACGGCGAGATGCCGCTTGAAGCCGGTTTGCTCGCCCTGATTCTGGCTCCCGAGTGCTACCAGCCGCTGCGCGATCTGGGCAGCGCGCACCATTCCAGCGAGGACGGACTTGAAGCACTCAAACGCAGCAACGCGGTGCTCGACTCGCCCGCAGGCCGGCCGCTGGTGTCCGCCAATGCGCAAACGGGCTCGGGGAACATTGCCGTGTCGAACTTGAATATCCGGTACCCGGGGCGTGCGGAGGCGGTGGTTGATGGGCTGGACTTCACCGTGGCTGCCGGCGGAATCGCGGCCCTGGCCGGCCCCAGTGGCTGCGGTAAAACCTCTGTCCTGGAAGTGCTCGCCGGCGTGCGGCGGGACGGGGCGGGCGCCGCGGTTGACGGCTCCGTGGCGGGAGTCGGCAGGGACCAGATTGCATGGATTCCGCAGCATCCGGTGCCGGCGGAGCTGATGGTGGCGGACGAGATCGCCCTGTATGCCGGCCTGCCGGCTTCTCCGGCGGGGCGACGGGCTGCCGAGCGTGCGCTGGCACAGGTCAACGGGGCCGGTTTGATCGACGCTGCCACCGGTGACCTGAGCCCGGGCGAACTGCGGCGAGTCGCCGTGGCCCGCGCCCTGGCCCGGATAGAAAACGTGCCCGGAGTGCGGTTGCTGCTGGCAGACGAGCCGACCGCCCACGTCGACGCAGCCAGTGCCCGTGCCATCGAAGACGCCCTGAAGCGGCTGCGCGGAAGCGTCACCATAGTCCTGGTGGCTCACGATCCTGCGACCGCAAGACTTGCGGATCAATTGATCGAGATCGGCGCCGGCACAAGCCCGGCGGGCGGAGTAATGCATCCGGTCCTGGCCCCGGCAACCGGACCGGAAGCCGAAGCGGCTCTCGCTGACCATGGCACCGTCAACGAGAGCCACCGTGCCCAGCGACCGTCCCTGTGGCGGAACCTCGTCATGCTCCGTCCCTGGAGCAGGCAGTTTGTGGCCGCGCTGTTCTTCGGGCTGGGCGCCACGCTGTTCGCGGTCTCGCTCAGCGGCCTCTCCGGCTGGCTGATTGTCTACGCCAGTGAGCAGCCGCCGATCCTGTACCTGATGACATCCATTGTCGGGGTGCGTTTCTTCGGCCTGGGCCGTTCCGTGCTCCGCTATCACGAGCGGCTGCGCCTGCATGATGCCGTCTTCGAAAGTACGGACCGGCTGCGCACGCGCTTGTGGAACGGGCTGCTGCAGCGCCCGGCGGGCTGGCGGAAACTTGCCCGGGGCGGGGGAGCCCTGGAGCGGCTGGTCGGCGACGTCGATGAACTGCGCGACATAGCCCCGCGTGCGGTGTTCGCGCCGTTGGTGGGAGTCTTGACCGCCCTGGCCTCGTGCGTGGCCACCGCACTGCTGATGCCGTCAGGCCTGGTGTGGCAGATTCTGCTCGCCGTCGTCGGGATTCTGGTGGCGCCCACCCTGACCCGCCTGGCCGACCGTTCGGCGCAGGCCGCGACGATCGGATTGAAAGGGCAGTCGCTGAACGCTTTTGCACGGCTGCTGGGCGCCGCGGCGGATCTGCGGGCCAATGCCGCGGATGCCCCGCTGTTGAAACGGACCCGGGACCTGGATTCCAGCACGACGGCGGCGCTGCAGCGCAGTGCCTGGGCTCAGGGACTCGGCCAGTGCGTGACCGTCCTGGCCTGTTCGGTCAGCGCCGTGGTGATGATCAGCCAGTCTGCTGGAACGGTGCCGGGAGTTGCCGCCGTCGTTATTTTGATGCAGTTGGCGCTGGTCGAGCCCTACGCGGCAGTCAATACCGCCGTCCAGCAATGGGGCGCCTGGCGTGGGCTGGGGGAGCGCGTACTGCCGGAACTGGGTACCGAGGACATGCCCTCCAGCAGCACCGAGGCGTCCCGGACGCGGGGGAAGTTCGCCTCGCTGCGCCTTGAGCAGGTCGCTTACGCCTACCCCGGGCAGTCCCGTCCCGTGTTCAGCGGGCTGGACCTGGAGCTGCGGCCGGGGCAGTGGCTGGCAGTGACGGGACCATCCGGCAGCGGGAAGTCCACCCTGCTGGGCGTGCTGCTCGGGTTCCTTGAGCCGAAGCAGGGCCGGTATCTGGTGAACGGCAAGCCGGTGGAGTCCGCCACCTCCGGCGCTGAGCGAGGCATTGCCTGGACGCCGCAGGAGTCGCACTTGTTCAACTCGACTTTGCGCGCCAATCTGATGCTGGCGCGCAGTAAAGCCGATCCTCCGTCGGAGGCCGAGATGCTCAAGGCGATTGACGACGTCGGCCTTGGTAGTTTCGTGGCAGGCCTGCCGGAGGGACTGGACACCCGTATTGGGCCGAACGGACATTTCCTTTCCGGTGGCCAGCGCCAGCGTGTTGCGGTGGCCCGTGCGCTGCTGACCCACGCGGAGGTGCTGCTGCTGGACGAGCCGACGGCGCATCTGGACCGCGAATCTGCCCAGGCGCTGCTGGCCGACCTCCGCCGTGCGCTTGCGGGCAAGGCGGTAGTCATGGTCACGCACCGGCCCTCCGAGGCGGAATCATGCGAGCTGCGGCTGGAACTGGGTTCCCCGGCGCAGCTGCCTGCCTTAGCCTAA
- a CDS encoding GNAT family N-acetyltransferase: MSSPALPDYLDARLDWRPMTPADIDNWHALIRRMAEVDKPVWVETRADLEEAFESAANDPSVTTLMGTDADGTARAVGKVRANAGSATAHTWGGVDPQWRRRGIGRAVYRWQEECQRRRFLDAGISGGVLRTYTEERDHAHNALMGAAGAKIVRYFTEMTRSLADPIPDLPLPDGYVFATLNPDQSEAIRSAHNEAFADHWGSEPKDEQKWKFLVSHPQLKPEWSMSIIEPATGETVAYQLASFDPDYRLQAGHDEGFTDLLGVRRAWRGRKFAPALLAEAMRRFKAGGMANAGLGVDTENPSGALGLYSRMGYVPTKRDLAYDKQLT; the protein is encoded by the coding sequence ATGAGCAGCCCGGCGCTTCCTGACTACCTTGACGCACGCTTGGACTGGCGGCCTATGACACCCGCCGACATCGACAACTGGCATGCCTTGATCCGGCGTATGGCCGAAGTGGATAAACCGGTGTGGGTCGAAACGCGCGCGGACCTTGAAGAGGCCTTTGAATCCGCCGCGAACGACCCTTCGGTGACCACCCTGATGGGGACCGACGCCGACGGGACTGCCCGCGCGGTCGGCAAGGTCAGGGCCAACGCCGGTTCGGCTACGGCGCATACCTGGGGCGGGGTAGATCCGCAGTGGCGCCGGCGCGGGATCGGGCGTGCGGTCTACCGCTGGCAGGAAGAATGCCAGCGCCGTCGGTTCCTGGACGCCGGCATAAGCGGCGGTGTCCTGCGCACGTATACGGAGGAGCGGGACCATGCGCACAACGCACTGATGGGGGCCGCTGGCGCGAAGATTGTCCGCTATTTCACGGAGATGACCCGCTCGCTTGCTGATCCGATACCGGATCTGCCGCTGCCGGATGGCTATGTCTTCGCCACTCTCAATCCGGACCAGAGCGAAGCGATACGATCTGCCCACAATGAGGCCTTTGCCGACCACTGGGGCAGCGAGCCAAAGGACGAGCAGAAATGGAAGTTTCTGGTGAGCCACCCGCAGCTCAAGCCTGAATGGAGCATGTCCATCATCGAGCCTGCTACCGGGGAAACTGTTGCGTACCAGTTGGCGAGTTTCGATCCGGACTACCGCCTGCAAGCCGGGCATGACGAAGGATTCACGGACCTGCTCGGCGTCCGCCGGGCCTGGCGCGGCCGGAAATTCGCTCCGGCCCTGCTGGCTGAGGCCATGCGCCGTTTCAAAGCCGGCGGCATGGCGAACGCGGGGCTGGGCGTAGATACCGAAAATCCGAGCGGGGCCCTGGGCCTTTACAGCCGGATGGGTTACGTGCCGACCAAGAGGGATCTGGCCTACGACAAGCAGCTCACCTGA